One part of the Rutidosis leptorrhynchoides isolate AG116_Rl617_1_P2 chromosome 1, CSIRO_AGI_Rlap_v1, whole genome shotgun sequence genome encodes these proteins:
- the LOC139896326 gene encoding uncharacterized protein produces the protein MEKVVQAFKAPPKLANKGKLRDTNKFCDFHNNYGHETDECIQLKLAIEDATTKTHEPVVKDKKPNAGKAILAIESCFAVESRRHFKRSRPHQVIDWEEISFPALDTITPSDQLVTISGMIFDRDVHRIYLDSGSSCDVMYEHCFQQLSPAIKARLMPPRVPLVGFSGERCWTIGEIELDFTIKEPSMTRTETLDFVFVRENS, from the exons ATGGAAAAGGTAGTACAAGCCTTCAAAGCGCCACCAAAGTTGGCTAATAAAGGAAAACTCAGAGATACAAACAAGTTCTGTGACTTCCACAACAACTACGGTCACGAAACAGACGAATGCATTCAGCTGAAGCTTGCCATTGAAGATGCA ACAACAAAGACTCATGAGCCTGTCGTCAAAGACAAAAAGCCTAACGCGGGTAAAGCAATTCTAGCCATAGAGAGTTGTTTTGCAGTCGAATCCAGAAGGCATTTCAAAAGAAGCAGACCACACCAAGTCATTGACTGGGAAGAGATCTCCTTCCCTGCGCTAGATACTATCACACCTTCAGATCAACTGGTCACTATCAGTGGCATGATATTCGATAGAGATGTACACAGAATCTACCTCGACAGCGGTAGCTCGTGTGACGTTATGTATGAACACTGCTTTCAGCAGCTCAGCCCAGCAATTAAGGCACGATTGATGCCACCACGGGTACCCCTAGTTGGCTTTTCAGGAGAAAGGTGCTGGACAATAGGCGAAATAGAACTTGATTTCACCATTAAAGAGCCATCAATGACACGAACGGAGACATTAGACTTCGTTTTTGTTCGGGAAAATTCATAA